A stretch of Aureispira sp. CCB-E DNA encodes these proteins:
- the rny gene encoding ribonuclease Y yields the protein MDATSLAIGAVIGILVGVLIGRFLLEKINKERQLELDRKADEILKSARENADTKVQEAERKAGQMVEKAKKESEQIKSNKIAEAKKHFINKRKEFENNCKKRELKLKSSEDKALERDKISLTREREILKKETAVQKIRENLNQQLELVEVKLETLNNKESEYLSQLEKIAKLTAQQAKDELLKNIKDKADAEAMAYVKDRFEEAKMSANKEAKKIVIQSIQRMAAEHTIENTVSVFRLDSDDLKGQIIGREGRNIRALEAATGVEIIVDDTPEAVIISSFDPIRREVCRLSLQRLVADGRIHPARIEEIVAKTKKQIEEQIMEIGQRTVIDLNIHGLQAPLIRMVGRMRFRSSYGQNLLKHSIETAKLCAIMSAELGLSSREIKLAKRAGLLHDIGKVGEEETELSHALLGIKMCERHGEKAAVSNAVGAHHDEVEMKFIISPIVQVCDAISGARPGARREILESYIERIKELEQVAMAHDGVQKVYAMQAGRELRVIVEADKVSDNKAEELSFLISQQIQNEMQYPGQIKVTVIREKRSVAFAR from the coding sequence ATGGATGCAACATCACTCGCGATTGGAGCTGTCATTGGTATTCTAGTTGGTGTTTTGATTGGTAGATTTCTACTTGAAAAAATCAATAAAGAACGTCAATTGGAATTAGACAGAAAAGCGGACGAAATATTAAAATCAGCTAGAGAAAATGCTGATACAAAAGTACAAGAGGCTGAACGAAAAGCTGGTCAAATGGTTGAAAAAGCCAAAAAAGAAAGTGAACAAATTAAAAGCAACAAAATAGCAGAAGCAAAAAAACACTTTATTAATAAGAGAAAAGAATTTGAAAATAACTGTAAAAAACGCGAACTAAAACTAAAATCTAGTGAAGACAAAGCTCTAGAACGCGACAAAATCTCTTTAACTAGAGAAAGAGAAATTCTAAAAAAAGAAACTGCGGTTCAAAAAATTCGTGAGAACTTAAATCAACAACTTGAATTAGTAGAAGTAAAACTCGAAACCTTAAATAATAAAGAAAGTGAGTATTTGTCTCAGCTTGAAAAAATTGCCAAATTAACAGCTCAACAAGCTAAAGATGAGTTGCTTAAAAACATCAAAGACAAAGCAGATGCAGAAGCAATGGCTTATGTCAAAGATCGCTTTGAGGAAGCTAAAATGAGTGCCAACAAAGAAGCCAAAAAGATTGTTATTCAATCTATCCAAAGAATGGCTGCTGAGCATACCATCGAAAATACGGTTTCTGTATTCCGCTTGGATTCAGATGATTTGAAAGGTCAAATTATTGGTCGTGAAGGTCGTAACATTCGTGCTTTGGAAGCTGCTACTGGTGTTGAAATCATCGTGGATGATACGCCTGAAGCAGTTATCATTTCTAGCTTTGACCCTATTCGCCGAGAAGTTTGTCGTCTGTCTTTGCAACGTTTGGTAGCCGATGGGCGTATCCACCCTGCTCGTATTGAGGAGATTGTTGCCAAAACGAAAAAGCAAATCGAAGAGCAAATCATGGAAATTGGTCAACGTACTGTAATTGACCTAAATATCCACGGCTTACAAGCGCCTTTGATTCGTATGGTTGGTCGTATGCGTTTCCGTTCGTCTTATGGACAAAACCTATTAAAACACTCTATAGAAACGGCTAAATTATGTGCCATTATGTCGGCAGAATTGGGCTTGAGTTCTAGAGAAATTAAATTGGCAAAACGTGCTGGTCTGTTACACGATATTGGAAAGGTAGGAGAAGAAGAAACGGAACTTTCTCATGCTCTATTGGGTATAAAAATGTGTGAGCGTCATGGTGAAAAAGCTGCTGTATCTAATGCCGTTGGAGCGCATCACGATGAGGTTGAAATGAAGTTTATCATCTCTCCTATTGTACAAGTTTGTGATGCTATTTCGGGGGCTAGACCAGGGGCTAGACGTGAAATTCTAGAAAGTTATATCGAACGAATCAAAGAATTGGAGCAAGTAGCAATGGCACACGATGGTGTTCAGAAGGTATATGCGATGCAAGCGGGGCGTGAACTTCGTGTCATCGTAGAAGCCGATAAAGTATCTGACAACAAAGCGGAAGAATTGTCGTTCTTAATCTCACAACAGATTCAAAATGAAATGCAATACCCAGGACAAATTAAAGTAACGGTTATTCGTGAAAAACGTTCTGTGGCATTCGCTAGATAA
- a CDS encoding bestrophin family ion channel: MLIRYKMPLRYILQAAMPDFLIVLTIASVVYFVEWKLGLLLMELSFSIPAFLGTAISILLSFKISQSYDRWWEARKIWGAIVNDSRSLVMQLQAFVGMDNSQVKTIAYRQMAWCYVLGRSLRGLEPLKGMEVFLNADDRRHAAKQSNKPLAILQLNTLDLEQLKSMYGLTEYKQVQLDNTLVRLCASMGKAERIKSTVFPTKYRMFLHLSIYLFVICLTMATSALPIYFGLPLIMSIATIFFLLEGTAYNLQDPFENRPSDTPITAIARTIEINIRQLLQEEEQSIPTPLPIEEGFYLM, encoded by the coding sequence ATGCTAATTCGTTATAAAATGCCTTTGAGGTATATTTTGCAAGCTGCAATGCCTGATTTTTTGATTGTTCTAACTATTGCAAGTGTCGTCTATTTTGTGGAGTGGAAATTAGGGCTTTTGTTAATGGAATTATCGTTTAGTATTCCAGCTTTTTTGGGGACAGCGATCTCTATTTTGTTGTCTTTTAAAATCAGTCAATCCTATGATCGTTGGTGGGAAGCACGCAAAATATGGGGGGCTATTGTAAACGATTCGAGAAGTTTGGTAATGCAGTTGCAGGCTTTTGTAGGAATGGATAATAGTCAAGTAAAAACCATTGCCTACCGACAAATGGCTTGGTGTTATGTCTTGGGTAGAAGTTTGCGTGGTTTAGAACCTTTAAAGGGGATGGAAGTATTTCTAAATGCTGACGATAGAAGACATGCCGCTAAGCAAAGCAACAAACCTTTGGCAATTTTACAATTGAATACCTTAGATTTAGAACAACTCAAATCTATGTATGGTTTGACAGAGTACAAACAAGTTCAATTGGATAATACTTTGGTCCGCTTGTGTGCGTCTATGGGCAAAGCAGAACGAATCAAAAGCACCGTTTTTCCAACCAAATATAGAATGTTCTTGCATTTGAGCATTTATTTGTTTGTTATTTGCTTGACTATGGCGACAAGTGCACTGCCTATTTATTTTGGTTTGCCGTTAATTATGAGTATTGCTACTATTTTCTTTTTGTTAGAAGGAACCGCTTACAATTTACAAGACCCTTTTGAAAATAGACCAAGTGACACGCCAATTACTGCAATTGCCAGAACAATTGAAATTAATATTCGACAATTGTTGCAAGAAGAGGAGCAAAGCATTCCAACTCCTTTGCCAATAGAAGAAGGTTTTTATTTGATGTAA
- the murC gene encoding Mur ligase family protein → MKIHFIAIGGALMHNLALALKQKGYQITGSDDEIYDPSRSRLQKAGLLPSKMGWDIARIQPDLDAVIVGMHARSNNPELLKAQELGLTIYSYPEYIYLQSQQKKRVVVGGSHGKTTTTSMIMHILKYHQIDFDYAVGAQLDGFELMVRLSDAPLIVIEGDEYLSSPIDTLPKFLHYYPHIAVLTGIAWDHINVFPTFRKYKKQFKKFVKTILQHGTLIYYKEDKQLQKIAGYAPAQVIAYDTPAHHIENHQTYLDVDYNYQLAKEGVVGIPLQIFGKHNLQNFQAARMVCRELGLNDGQILEAIQAFSGAAKRLEILSKKEKQVIFKDFAHAPSKVKATINAVKQQYKNRSLVAVLELHTFSSLNVDFLDEYLGSMGAADVAYVYYNPHTIRMKKLKNIEPAQVEEAFFHPNLIVFTDEQALKHQLEKDIAAQESNLLLMSSGNWGGIDILKLVND, encoded by the coding sequence ATGAAAATACACTTTATAGCCATAGGAGGTGCATTGATGCACAATTTAGCTTTGGCTTTAAAACAAAAAGGATATCAAATAACAGGTTCCGATGACGAAATATATGACCCGTCTCGCTCAAGACTACAAAAAGCTGGATTATTGCCTTCTAAAATGGGGTGGGATATTGCGCGTATCCAACCCGACTTAGATGCTGTCATTGTAGGCATGCATGCTAGATCTAATAACCCTGAATTGTTAAAAGCACAAGAGTTAGGATTGACAATTTACTCCTATCCTGAGTATATTTACTTACAAAGTCAACAAAAAAAACGGGTAGTTGTTGGTGGAAGTCATGGAAAAACGACGACCACATCTATGATTATGCATATCCTCAAGTATCACCAAATTGATTTTGATTATGCCGTTGGTGCTCAATTGGATGGTTTTGAACTGATGGTGCGGTTATCTGATGCACCTTTGATTGTTATAGAAGGAGATGAATATTTGTCGTCTCCGATTGATACTCTACCAAAGTTTTTACATTACTATCCACACATTGCGGTTTTAACAGGAATTGCATGGGATCATATCAATGTATTTCCAACATTTAGAAAGTACAAAAAGCAATTTAAAAAGTTTGTTAAAACGATTTTGCAGCATGGTACTTTAATCTATTATAAGGAAGATAAACAGCTTCAAAAGATTGCGGGATATGCTCCTGCACAGGTAATTGCTTATGATACACCAGCACATCATATCGAAAATCATCAAACTTATTTAGATGTCGATTATAATTATCAATTGGCTAAAGAAGGTGTTGTAGGAATCCCCTTGCAAATATTTGGAAAGCACAATTTGCAAAACTTTCAAGCAGCCCGCATGGTTTGCCGAGAGTTGGGACTCAATGACGGGCAAATATTAGAAGCGATTCAGGCATTTTCAGGAGCAGCTAAGCGTTTAGAAATTTTGTCTAAAAAAGAAAAACAAGTTATCTTTAAAGATTTTGCACACGCTCCCTCTAAAGTTAAAGCAACGATTAATGCAGTTAAGCAGCAATATAAAAATCGTTCATTGGTTGCCGTGTTAGAGTTGCACACCTTTAGCTCTCTAAATGTTGATTTTTTAGATGAATATTTGGGTAGCATGGGAGCCGCAGATGTAGCCTATGTGTATTATAACCCGCATACTATTCGTATGAAAAAGTTAAAGAATATTGAACCTGCACAAGTCGAAGAGGCTTTTTTTCATCCTAATTTGATTGTTTTTACAGATGAACAAGCTCTCAAACATCAATTGGAAAAAGACATTGCTGCTCAAGAGTCGAACTTGTTACTGATGAGTTCTGGAAATTGGGGTGGAATAGATATATTAAAATTGGTCAATGACTAA
- a CDS encoding SRPBCC domain-containing protein, translated as MKSCHTEVIINAPVSKVWDILLDVERYPIWNPSILKTWGTLKEGRLIFAHVAPLQAIVPIQITSLKKEKELIWKGTLLSPSIIKGAHYYRLQALDKEQTLLQHGEEFTGSMSRFIPSLMLSKLKASYQYHNQKLKIIAERGNK; from the coding sequence ATGAAATCTTGCCATACAGAAGTTATCATCAATGCTCCTGTCTCCAAAGTTTGGGACATTTTGTTGGATGTAGAACGTTACCCAATCTGGAATCCATCTATTCTCAAAACGTGGGGCACATTAAAAGAAGGGCGATTGATATTTGCTCATGTAGCCCCACTCCAAGCAATTGTTCCCATACAAATTACGAGTCTAAAAAAGGAAAAAGAATTGATCTGGAAAGGCACTCTTCTTAGCCCATCAATTATAAAAGGAGCGCATTATTATCGACTTCAAGCACTCGACAAGGAACAAACGCTATTGCAGCATGGAGAAGAATTTACGGGTAGTATGAGTCGTTTCATTCCTAGTCTGATGTTATCCAAGCTGAAAGCTAGTTATCAATATCACAATCAAAAATTAAAAATTATTGCAGAACGAGGAAATAAATAA
- a CDS encoding GH3 auxin-responsive promoter family protein has product MKWLNAVIKTGFNLNLRHVQKSIEHPETTQQKVFEQLIRQSSKTEFGRQHDFASIASIQQLQERVPIQSYEEIKPYIQQMMAGTPNILVPGKVSYFSRSSGTTSHKSKYIPVPYNNLKHCHLKGAHDAVSIWFHNYPQSKLFDASRAIIMGGEIGLFNSQASTYVGDVSAIMLKHLPFYAAYFLTPNIPTALLPDWEEKIERIAQVAVHQNITNLSGVPTWTLVLLRRILELSGKSHLTEVFPNFELYAHGGVDFAPYRSQFEALFPGNNVQYRNTYNASEGFFATQFSEKDNGMQVLLDNGVFYEFVPLQELHQECPKTYTIAEVQTGINYALLISTNAGLWRYLIGDTVQFTSIYPHHIQITGRTKQFINVFGEEVMVWNAEKALARTCQQTQAQIAEYTVAPIFLSDDNKGGHEWLIEFEKLPNNILQFKQLLDQNLQQLNSDYEAKRYKNIALQELELKVAPKGTFHNWLRSKGKYGGQNKVPRLSNQRQYLEEILTFIPSEFSSF; this is encoded by the coding sequence ATGAAGTGGCTTAATGCTGTTATAAAAACTGGATTCAACCTGAACTTGCGTCATGTGCAAAAAAGCATAGAACATCCCGAAACTACGCAACAAAAGGTCTTTGAGCAATTAATTCGCCAGAGTTCTAAAACAGAATTTGGTCGGCAACATGATTTTGCCTCAATTGCTTCTATTCAGCAACTTCAAGAACGGGTTCCTATACAGAGTTACGAGGAGATCAAGCCTTATATTCAGCAAATGATGGCAGGAACGCCCAATATCTTAGTTCCTGGTAAAGTAAGCTACTTTTCAAGGTCGTCAGGAACAACGAGTCACAAAAGCAAATACATTCCTGTCCCTTACAACAACCTAAAACATTGCCATCTAAAAGGAGCCCATGATGCTGTCTCCATTTGGTTTCACAACTATCCTCAATCAAAATTATTCGATGCCAGTCGAGCAATCATTATGGGAGGAGAAATAGGACTTTTTAATTCCCAAGCATCGACCTATGTAGGAGATGTTTCTGCTATTATGTTGAAGCATTTACCATTTTATGCCGCTTACTTTTTAACCCCCAATATTCCTACTGCCCTACTCCCCGATTGGGAAGAAAAAATTGAACGAATTGCTCAAGTTGCGGTTCATCAAAACATCACCAATTTAAGTGGTGTACCGACTTGGACACTCGTCTTATTAAGACGCATCTTAGAGTTATCTGGAAAAAGTCATCTAACAGAAGTTTTTCCAAACTTTGAATTGTATGCACATGGAGGCGTTGATTTTGCCCCTTATCGTTCTCAATTTGAAGCCCTTTTTCCTGGCAATAACGTGCAGTATAGAAATACGTACAATGCTTCTGAAGGTTTTTTTGCTACCCAATTTTCTGAAAAAGACAATGGAATGCAAGTGCTTTTAGACAATGGCGTTTTTTATGAATTTGTCCCCCTTCAAGAATTACATCAAGAATGCCCCAAAACCTATACCATAGCAGAAGTTCAAACAGGCATCAACTATGCCCTATTAATCAGTACTAATGCAGGACTTTGGCGCTATTTGATTGGCGACACGGTTCAATTTACCTCTATTTACCCTCACCATATTCAAATTACAGGACGAACAAAGCAATTCATCAATGTATTTGGTGAAGAGGTAATGGTCTGGAATGCAGAAAAAGCACTTGCTCGCACTTGCCAACAAACACAAGCTCAAATTGCAGAGTATACAGTTGCTCCAATTTTTTTGTCGGATGACAATAAGGGGGGACACGAATGGCTTATTGAATTTGAAAAGCTACCTAATAACATCCTTCAGTTCAAACAGCTTTTAGATCAGAATTTACAACAACTTAATTCCGATTACGAAGCCAAACGCTACAAGAATATTGCCCTTCAAGAATTAGAATTAAAAGTAGCCCCCAAAGGAACTTTTCATAATTGGCTGCGCTCAAAAGGCAAATATGGTGGTCAAAATAAAGTACCTAGATTGTCTAATCAGCGCCAATATTTGGAAGAAATATTAACTTTTATTCCTTCTGAATTTTCTTCCTTTTAA
- a CDS encoding alpha/beta fold hydrolase: MEYPIRQKGKFKYIEEGQGTEVIVLLHGLFGSMGNYGALITGLKSTYKLIVPLLPIFELPRREISMNALMEHVHEFILEEGHTSIHLVGNSLGGHIGLLMTLKDPDLVKTLTLTGSSGLFENALGDSFPRRQSYEFVKDVAQRTFYDPQVATKALIDDIFEIVNTPTKGLNIVLTAKSAMRHNLEHELHKIKTPTLLIWGKNDTITPAFVGEDFNQKIEGSELHILDQCGHAPMMEKPEAFIHLLSTFLARHPIV; this comes from the coding sequence ATGGAATATCCCATCCGCCAAAAAGGCAAGTTTAAGTATATTGAAGAAGGTCAAGGAACCGAAGTGATTGTTTTATTGCATGGTTTGTTTGGTTCAATGGGGAATTATGGCGCATTGATTACTGGATTAAAATCAACGTACAAATTAATTGTTCCTTTATTGCCCATTTTTGAACTCCCTAGACGAGAAATTTCTATGAATGCTTTGATGGAGCATGTGCATGAGTTTATTTTGGAAGAAGGGCATACATCTATTCACCTTGTTGGCAATTCATTGGGAGGGCATATTGGTTTGTTAATGACCTTAAAAGATCCTGACTTGGTAAAAACACTTACGTTGACAGGAAGTTCTGGGCTTTTTGAAAATGCACTAGGAGATTCGTTTCCTCGTCGTCAAAGCTACGAATTTGTCAAAGATGTGGCACAACGAACATTTTATGATCCGCAGGTTGCAACCAAGGCGTTGATTGACGATATTTTTGAAATTGTCAATACACCCACCAAAGGCTTAAACATTGTTTTGACAGCTAAATCTGCTATGCGTCACAACTTGGAGCATGAGTTACACAAGATTAAAACACCAACTTTGCTAATCTGGGGCAAAAACGATACCATTACCCCTGCTTTTGTTGGAGAGGATTTTAATCAAAAAATCGAAGGATCTGAACTACATATTTTGGATCAGTGTGGGCATGCTCCAATGATGGAAAAACCAGAGGCTTTTATTCACTTACTAAGTACATTTTTGGCTAGGCACCCAATTGTTTAA
- a CDS encoding DNA/RNA non-specific endonuclease codes for MKGISKIVLLLVAGVSGVFVLIMGNNPFGNDAKIEPPTYGPEDDYKEVVDVREIEDDLPVGTLNYLPTQELGDQLVHYQYYTISYSNQHKNAEWVAYELLGARLDLSDREERQSFRSDPNVRAEASHSDYSNSGYDRGHLVPAHDMDFNERAMSESFYMTNVSPQVPEFNRGIWKELEGKVRKWAKKEKRLYVITGPLLKKTIERADRISATGPTIPRGFFKIIMDYEGPEKKAIAFMFKNKTINQPLERFVTTIDLVETYTNLDFFPDLTREEAIALESVSDYSLWNIK; via the coding sequence ATGAAGGGAATAAGTAAAATTGTATTGTTGTTGGTTGCTGGAGTGTCGGGTGTTTTTGTTTTGATAATGGGAAACAATCCCTTTGGCAATGATGCAAAAATCGAACCACCAACTTATGGACCAGAAGACGACTATAAGGAAGTAGTAGACGTTCGAGAAATTGAAGATGATTTGCCTGTCGGGACGCTTAATTACTTGCCAACACAAGAACTAGGTGATCAATTGGTTCATTATCAATATTACACGATTTCATATTCTAATCAGCACAAAAATGCTGAATGGGTCGCTTATGAATTGTTGGGCGCTCGATTGGATTTGAGCGACCGAGAGGAACGACAAAGTTTTAGATCTGATCCTAATGTAAGAGCAGAAGCAAGCCATTCAGATTATAGTAATTCTGGATATGACAGAGGGCATTTAGTTCCCGCGCATGACATGGATTTCAACGAACGAGCTATGTCAGAAAGCTTCTATATGACAAATGTATCTCCTCAAGTTCCAGAGTTTAATAGAGGTATTTGGAAAGAATTAGAAGGAAAAGTGCGAAAATGGGCAAAAAAGGAAAAACGTCTTTATGTTATTACTGGACCTTTGTTAAAAAAAACAATAGAGCGAGCTGATCGTATTAGTGCAACTGGACCAACAATTCCTAGAGGTTTTTTTAAGATAATAATGGATTATGAAGGACCAGAAAAAAAGGCAATTGCCTTTATGTTTAAGAATAAAACAATAAATCAACCCCTAGAACGATTTGTGACAACAATAGATTTAGTAGAAACGTATACCAATTTAGATTTTTTTCCTGACCTAACTAGAGAAGAAGCAATTGCGTTGGAATCTGTTTCGGATTATAGTCTTTGGAATATAAAATAA